DNA from Eucalyptus grandis isolate ANBG69807.140 chromosome 5, ASM1654582v1, whole genome shotgun sequence:
CATTTATCTTATCCCCATGAATTTGACAACGATGACAACTCCGTACATGCTGAGCACAATCATTCTAAGGGGAGCCAGTAATAACCCAGTCTCATTATCTTCTTGGCCAACATACATCCATTCATGTGAGGGCCACATACTCCCtcatgtatttcttgcattattcgTGTGGCTTCAGCTGCATCCACACATCTTAGCAGGACTGAGTcatatgatcttttgtacaGATTTTCACCGCTGACGAAAAACTTTGAAGCCATTTTCATTAGGTATTTTCGATCAGAGGGAGTGCTTTGTTCAAGGAACTCTTGCTTTTGGACGTatttcatgatatcgtaataccagGGTTTCCCATCGAGTTCTTCAGTAATAGCCATGCAGTAGGCCTGTCTTGCCAGGACTTCAATTTTTAAAGGCTCTACTTCTAACCTTTTCGTTGCTTGCAACATGGATGATAGCGTTGCTAATGCATCAGCGAACTGATTATGAATTCTAGGTAGGTATTCAAACGAGATGTCTTGGAATTTTCTCGCCAATTTTTCTAAGTAACCATGATAAGGCACAAGTTTGGCGTCTTTTGTCTTCCATTCGCCCAATGTCTGGAGGATTATTAAGGTAGAATCGCCGAACACCTTTAGCTTTGTCACTCCCATTTCAATAGCCGCTTGCAGGCCgaggatgcatgcttcatactcggctatattgttggtgcatggaaatatcaattttgcagccacGGGATAATGTTGTCCATTTGGGGATATCAAGACTGCCCCAGTGCCAGAGCCTGACAAATTTACAGCTCCGTCGAAGAACATAGTCCATGTGT
Protein-coding regions in this window:
- the LOC120293665 gene encoding uncharacterized protein LOC120293665; translated protein: MSQKSVKGWVIADMLADYPKGVRKDNPPDDRISAVEEDTWTMFFDGAVNLSGSAEYEACILGLQAAIEMGVTKLKVFGDSTLIILQTLGEWKTKDAKLVPYHGYLEKLARKFQDISFEYLPRIHNQFADALATLSSMLQATKRLEVEPLKIEVLARQAYCMAITEELDGKPWYYDIMKYVQKQEFLEQSTPSDRKYLMKMASKFFVSGENLYKRSYDSVLLRCVDAAEATRIMQEIHEGVCGPHMNGCMLAKKIMRLGYYWLPLE